TTCATCTTCAGTGCGAGCGGCCATGTGGGTAAAATCAAGACCAGCCTTAGCCAGTACGTCTTTCTCGATCTGCATGGATTCGTGATCGCAGTCAGAGACGATAACTTTCATAAGTTTATCTTTCACTTTCGGTTCAGGGCCTGTTAACGACCGAGATATCCGCCGTCGACCGGAATGATGGTGCCATTGACATAGTCCGAAGCGCCGGAAGCAAGGAACAGCAGAGGTCCCTTCATATCTTCAGCTGTGCCCCAGCGGTGGGTTGGGATGCGGGCTGAGATTTCAGCGTTGCGACCTTCATCGGCCAAAAGCGCGGTGTTCATATCTGTTGCCATATAGCCCGGAGCCAGAGCGTTGATACAGATACCCTGCCCGGCCCATTCGTTTGCCAGAGCCTTGGTCAGCTGAGCGATGCCGCCCTTGCTGGCTGCATAGGCTGGAACAGTAAAACCGCCAAAGAAGCTGAGAAGTGACGCAATATTGACGATCTTGCCACGGCCTTTGGGCAACATCACGCGGGCCGCGCGCTGGCACAGATCAAATACTGCGGTCAGGTTCACTTCAAGAACTGCGTCCCAGTCTTCAAGCGGAAATTCTTCGCTCTTGTGACGTTTCTGAACGCCAGCTGCTGTAACGAGGATATCAAGGTCA
This window of the uncultured Cohaesibacter sp. genome carries:
- a CDS encoding SDR family oxidoreductase, which translates into the protein MNPYDVKGQKAIVTGGTRGLGKGMAEALLEAGVEVVIFGSGASVNDVAKEFCDRGFSCHGVIVDLAKAKAREEGFAKALELLGGDLDILVTAAGVQKRHKSEEFPLEDWDAVLEVNLTAVFDLCQRAARVMLPKGRGKIVNIASLLSFFGGFTVPAYAASKGGIAQLTKALANEWAGQGICINALAPGYMATDMNTALLADEGRNAEISARIPTHRWGTAEDMKGPLLFLASGASDYVNGTIIPVDGGYLGR